One Nitrospira sp. DNA window includes the following coding sequences:
- the fmt gene encoding methionyl-tRNA formyltransferase produces MRIVFMGTPEFAVPSLEALLASDDQVVGIVTQPDRPKGRGQVLTPSPIKVIAQREHLPLLQPLKIKAPEFLEALAAWKPDLIAVTAFGRILPGSVLTLPPMGCVNVHGSLLPKYRGAAPVQWAVINGERETGITTMLMDEGMDTGAMLLQESLAIDPDDTAGTIAPRLAAIGGRLLVETIRQLKAGTITPLPQDHSRATMAPILKKEDGLIDWTMSASQLSNRVRGLSPWPGAYTFLDGERWMIWKASHRAMDKQGAPGTIVGVTKQVIQVATGEGVLEVTEVQPANSKRLTVAQFLAGHHVAAGQRFDAGPSLPNDREAARL; encoded by the coding sequence ATGCGTATTGTCTTCATGGGCACTCCTGAATTTGCCGTTCCCTCGCTCGAAGCGCTGCTCGCATCGGACGACCAGGTGGTGGGGATCGTCACGCAGCCGGATCGGCCGAAGGGGCGCGGCCAAGTACTGACGCCGTCACCGATCAAAGTAATCGCGCAGCGGGAACATCTTCCGTTACTGCAGCCGCTTAAAATCAAAGCGCCAGAATTTCTCGAGGCCTTGGCGGCCTGGAAACCCGACCTCATTGCCGTGACCGCCTTCGGCAGAATCTTGCCCGGCTCAGTGCTCACGTTGCCCCCCATGGGTTGCGTGAATGTGCATGGGTCGCTGCTTCCGAAATATCGGGGGGCTGCGCCGGTGCAATGGGCGGTGATCAATGGCGAACGCGAAACTGGTATTACGACGATGTTGATGGACGAAGGGATGGATACCGGGGCGATGCTGCTGCAAGAAAGCCTGGCGATCGATCCCGACGACACTGCGGGAACGATAGCTCCGAGACTGGCGGCCATTGGGGGGCGGTTGCTGGTCGAAACGATCAGACAGCTCAAGGCCGGCACGATTACACCTCTTCCTCAGGACCATTCACGGGCGACCATGGCGCCGATTTTGAAGAAGGAAGATGGCCTGATCGATTGGACGATGAGCGCCAGCCAACTGTCCAATCGCGTGAGAGGACTATCACCCTGGCCGGGAGCCTACACATTTCTCGATGGTGAACGCTGGATGATTTGGAAGGCCTCACATCGGGCAATGGATAAGCAGGGGGCGCCGGGTACGATCGTCGGGGTGACCAAACAGGTGATTCAGGTTGCGACTGGCGAGGGCGTTCTTGAAGTGACAGAGGTTCAACCGGCGAACAGCAAGCGGCTCACTGTGGCACAGTTTCTTGCCGGTCATCACGTTGCCGCAGGGCAGCGCTTCGATGCCGGACCTTCCCTGCCGAACGATCGCGAGGCGGCGAGGCTCTAA
- the rsmB gene encoding 16S rRNA (cytosine(967)-C(5))-methyltransferase RsmB: protein MSSIQPAQRKSAIFARHRALSVLLAFQKSGDAIDEILDRMWTGEAGEPRDRAFAMELIYGVLRRQETLDWRLAPVLSKPLARLPLVIQVVLRMGAYQLLYMDRVPESAAVNESVNLAKSHAAKLGRDWGGLVNAVLRALMRSSEPPLPDLGQDPAQALSLCYAVPLWLCERWVNRLGYEGAEAACKTVSTVPALTLRVNRQKTTREAFLEQLGKAGIGSRPTIVSPAGIVVEGGQSVTALPGFREGWFYVEDEAAQLIPLVLDPQPGERILDACAAPGGKATHLADLMANRGEVVALDRQPARLKLLAENCHRLGATIVTPLVGDARHIGALASPGPGGQRAGSLGIFDRILVDAPCSGIGVLRRHPDAKWSKDTGMFARHQVLQREILEQAASVLRPGGVLVYSTCSTEPEETEEVIDRFCRDHSACMRESVAPWLPADALPFVTAQGALSTLGNEAGMDGFYAARLRKAEHE, encoded by the coding sequence ATGTCATCGATCCAACCTGCTCAGAGAAAATCCGCCATCTTCGCCCGGCACCGGGCCTTGTCGGTGCTGCTGGCCTTCCAGAAGTCCGGTGATGCGATCGATGAGATCCTTGATCGGATGTGGACCGGTGAGGCGGGAGAGCCCCGCGATCGGGCATTCGCAATGGAATTGATCTATGGAGTTTTGCGGCGGCAGGAAACCCTTGATTGGCGATTGGCGCCTGTGCTGAGCAAGCCGCTGGCGCGTCTTCCACTGGTCATTCAAGTCGTGCTGCGGATGGGCGCGTATCAGCTGCTCTATATGGATCGGGTGCCGGAATCCGCAGCGGTCAATGAATCGGTGAACTTGGCGAAGTCTCATGCGGCCAAACTCGGGCGTGATTGGGGAGGGTTGGTGAACGCGGTATTACGTGCGCTGATGCGCTCTTCTGAACCGCCCTTGCCGGATCTTGGTCAGGATCCCGCCCAGGCTTTGTCGCTTTGCTATGCCGTGCCGCTCTGGTTGTGTGAGCGATGGGTGAACCGACTCGGGTATGAGGGGGCTGAAGCGGCCTGCAAGACCGTGAGTACCGTTCCTGCTCTTACGCTGCGTGTGAATCGACAGAAAACGACACGGGAGGCTTTTCTTGAACAGTTGGGAAAAGCCGGCATCGGGTCGCGGCCGACCATTGTCAGCCCCGCTGGAATTGTTGTGGAGGGAGGGCAGTCCGTGACGGCGCTCCCTGGGTTTCGCGAGGGGTGGTTTTATGTCGAGGATGAAGCGGCGCAACTCATTCCACTCGTGCTTGATCCGCAGCCGGGCGAACGGATCCTTGATGCCTGTGCGGCGCCGGGAGGCAAAGCCACACATCTTGCCGATCTGATGGCGAACCGAGGCGAAGTGGTGGCCTTGGACCGGCAGCCCGCGCGCCTGAAACTGTTGGCCGAGAATTGCCACAGGCTTGGGGCAACGATCGTGACTCCGCTCGTAGGAGATGCGCGGCATATCGGTGCGCTGGCATCACCAGGACCCGGGGGGCAACGGGCAGGCTCGCTGGGGATATTCGATCGCATTCTCGTGGATGCGCCGTGCAGCGGGATCGGCGTGCTCCGCCGGCATCCTGACGCGAAATGGAGCAAAGACACCGGCATGTTTGCAAGACATCAGGTGTTGCAACGCGAGATCCTCGAGCAGGCGGCCTCTGTCTTGCGGCCCGGCGGGGTGCTGGTCTATAGTACCTGCTCAACTGAACCGGAAGAGACGGAAGAGGTGATCGACCGTTTCTGCCGGGATCATTCAGCGTGTATGCGCGAATCTGTGGCGCCGTGGCTCCCTGCCGACGCCCTTCCCTTCGTTACCGCTCAGGGGGCGTTGTCTACCTTGGGAAACGAGGCCGGGATGGACGGATTTTACGCCGCCAGGTTGCGAAAGGCCGAGCATGAGTAA